A genome region from Tolypothrix sp. PCC 7712 includes the following:
- a CDS encoding DUF6887 family protein gives MSDYLNLSYKELKEYIKTHPQDEEAFQHFLTLMRAKPGVVVSGGEQIEAELRKRLAS, from the coding sequence ATGAGTGATTATCTAAATTTGTCCTATAAAGAACTAAAAGAATATATCAAAACCCATCCACAAGATGAAGAAGCTTTCCAACACTTTCTAACATTGATGAGAGCGAAGCCGGGAGTAGTAGTAAGCGGTGGTGAACAAATAGAGGCAGAGCTTAGAAAAAGACTAGCCTCGTAA
- a CDS encoding DUF6888 family protein, translated as MEPTIEQLKAFFDFCIRTSNLLQNIELVRYDRRNNRIAVLVGETIEVEILSSGEVLIR; from the coding sequence ATGGAACCGACCATAGAACAACTCAAAGCATTCTTTGATTTCTGCATTCGCACTAGCAATCTGTTACAGAACATAGAGTTAGTTCGGTACGATAGAAGAAACAATAGAATAGCTGTTTTAGTAGGCGAAACAATTGAAGTAGAGATTCTGAGTAGTGGAGAAGTATTAATAAGATGA
- a CDS encoding methylenetetrahydrofolate reductase produces MPDTQIPTVLNAFRSAAQAGEFLITAEVAPPKGGDPKHMLDMAATLKGRVHAVNVTDGSRAVLRMSSLVASAILLQHGIEPICQIACRDRNRIGLQADLMGTHALGIRNILALTGDPVKAGDHPDAKGVFDLEAVRLLQLIRNLNQGVDSNEQPLSDGALDLFVGAAVDPQCASWSGLQSRFERKLQAGAQFFQSQLITDFERLEKFMDKIAAGCNKPILAGIFLLKSAKNAQFINRCVPGVNIPQHIIDRLAKAKHPLEEGVKIAAEQVQIAQQLCQGVHMMAVKREDLIPQILDLAGVKPMNLVLTK; encoded by the coding sequence ATGCCTGATACCCAGATTCCGACAGTCTTGAATGCCTTCCGCAGCGCCGCGCAAGCAGGCGAATTTTTAATAACTGCTGAAGTAGCACCTCCTAAAGGTGGAGATCCAAAACATATGCTTGATATGGCGGCGACCCTTAAGGGGAGGGTTCATGCCGTCAATGTTACCGATGGTAGCCGCGCAGTATTACGGATGTCTTCGTTAGTGGCATCAGCAATTTTGTTACAACATGGCATTGAACCAATTTGTCAGATTGCTTGCCGCGATCGCAACCGGATTGGTTTACAAGCTGATCTGATGGGCACTCATGCCTTGGGTATCCGTAACATCTTAGCTCTCACGGGTGACCCAGTCAAAGCAGGCGATCACCCCGATGCTAAGGGTGTATTTGATTTAGAAGCTGTCCGCCTGCTGCAATTAATTCGCAACCTCAATCAAGGTGTGGACAGTAACGAGCAACCCTTGAGTGATGGCGCACTCGATTTATTTGTTGGTGCAGCAGTCGATCCACAATGTGCGAGTTGGTCAGGCTTGCAAAGTCGCTTTGAACGAAAATTACAAGCAGGAGCGCAATTTTTCCAAAGTCAATTAATTACCGACTTTGAGCGGCTAGAGAAATTTATGGACAAAATTGCTGCAGGTTGTAATAAACCAATTTTGGCAGGTATTTTTCTGTTGAAATCTGCAAAAAATGCCCAATTTATTAATAGGTGCGTTCCTGGTGTAAATATACCGCAGCACATAATTGATCGGTTAGCTAAAGCTAAACACCCACTAGAGGAAGGTGTAAAAATTGCCGCCGAGCAAGTGCAGATAGCACAGCAATTATGCCAAGGTGTCCACATGATGGCTGTGAAGCGAGAAGACTTAATTCCGCAGATTTTAGATTTAGCAGGAGTTAAGCCAATGAATTTGGTATTAACTAAGTAA
- the trpS gene encoding tryptophan--tRNA ligase, whose translation MGKQRVLSGVQPTGNLHLGNYLGAIRNWVEAQSDYDNYLFVADLHAITVPHEPKELASNTYTLVALYLACGLDLNHSTIFVQSHVSAHSELTWLLNCITPLNWLQDMIQFKEKAVKQGENVGVGLLDYPVLMSADILLYQADFVPVGEDQKQHLELTRDIVNRFNHLFATPDQPVLKLPAPLIRKEGARVMSLTDGTRKMSKSDPSELSRINLLDTPEQIANKIKRCKTDPVRGLTFDDPERPECNNLLTLYMLLAGKNKAEVAAECENMGWGQFKPLLTETAIAALKPIQEKYQAVMADKGYLESVLRDGRQKAQAVANQTLAEVKAALGYSVPL comes from the coding sequence ATGGGCAAGCAGCGCGTTCTGTCGGGAGTTCAACCAACCGGAAATTTGCATTTAGGCAACTATTTGGGAGCAATTCGTAATTGGGTAGAAGCCCAGAGTGATTACGACAATTACCTTTTCGTCGCTGATTTGCACGCAATCACTGTGCCACACGAACCCAAGGAGTTGGCATCTAATACCTATACTCTCGTGGCTCTCTATTTAGCTTGTGGTCTAGATTTAAATCATTCCACTATCTTTGTACAGTCTCACGTCTCGGCACACAGCGAACTTACCTGGTTGCTCAACTGCATTACACCCCTCAACTGGCTGCAAGATATGATCCAGTTTAAGGAAAAGGCTGTAAAACAAGGAGAAAACGTTGGTGTCGGCTTGTTGGATTACCCAGTGCTGATGTCTGCTGATATTTTACTGTACCAAGCAGATTTTGTACCTGTGGGTGAAGACCAAAAGCAACATTTAGAATTGACGCGGGATATTGTGAATCGCTTTAATCACTTATTTGCCACACCGGATCAGCCCGTGTTAAAGCTACCAGCACCTTTGATTCGCAAAGAAGGTGCAAGGGTGATGAGTTTGACCGACGGTACCCGTAAAATGTCCAAGTCCGACCCATCGGAATTAAGCCGAATTAACTTGTTAGATACACCAGAGCAAATCGCCAATAAAATTAAGCGTTGTAAAACCGATCCAGTTCGGGGCTTAACTTTTGACGATCCAGAGCGTCCAGAGTGTAATAACTTGTTAACTCTATATATGCTGTTGGCTGGTAAAAATAAAGCAGAGGTAGCAGCAGAATGCGAAAATATGGGTTGGGGACAATTTAAGCCCTTATTAACGGAAACAGCGATCGCAGCTCTCAAACCGATTCAAGAGAAATATCAAGCAGTAATGGCAGACAAAGGCTATTTAGAGTCTGTGTTGCGAGATGGCCGCCAAAAAGCCCAAGCAGTTGCCAACCAAACCTTAGCAGAAGTCAAAGCAGCTTTAGGCTATTCTGTTCCTCTCTAA
- a CDS encoding alpha/beta hydrolase, translating into MREKVITHYPLLIPHYSLPITHYPLPNAPCPLHLENVKIECVL; encoded by the coding sequence ATGAGGGAAAAAGTAATTACCCATTACCCATTACTCATTCCCCATTACTCATTACCCATTACCCATTACCCATTACCCAATGCCCCATGCCCATTGCATCTAGAAAATGTCAAAATTGAATGTGTTTTGTAA
- a CDS encoding S8 family serine peptidase — protein MENIDNNASSTTKDDVVSNQIETEAKEEGINPDAIRPNDPSYNRQWGLEKINASAAWNYTQGSKSVVVAVVDTGVDYNHPDLAANIWTNTKEISGNGIDDDGNGYIDDIHGWDFGDNDSDPNENSTTKSSRGHGTHVAGILGAVGNNNLGTIGVSPNVSIMVTKHFRTSDSVGYLWDVPAGIEYAVKNGAKIINLSLGSTSFDQAQYNALKFANDNGVLVIASAGNNGLNNDVNPYYPANYDLPNIITVAAIDETENLAVFSSTSSSSYGATTVDIAAPGKNIYSTFADSRYATWGGTSMAVPYVTGAAALLLAANPKLTVSELKRDILASVKQVSTLQGKVATGGYLDLSKLTQFLSTTAPQAASVTNSEIDTPAAEPVATPAENSDDASGSSDSDNISNNAENQTIYGTVDNDSLTGGLGNDTISGNDGNDSIDGGDGNDVLNGENGNDTITGGAGDDTANGGAGGDRLYGADGNDNLNGDAGNDKLYGDAGDDILNGGSNNDTLYGGAGNDTLIGGNGKDVLIGGDDRDVLIGGLGNDTLTGGLGADIFVFDSLADKKDAIADFSSSEGDKIQIGASFGTDLSLFSYNNITGALSFNNVQFATLNTDSMFNIEQDITF, from the coding sequence ATGGAAAATATAGATAATAATGCTTCGTCAACTACGAAAGATGATGTCGTCAGCAACCAGATAGAGACTGAAGCAAAGGAAGAGGGAATTAACCCAGATGCGATAAGGCCAAATGATCCTTCTTATAACCGTCAGTGGGGTTTAGAGAAGATAAATGCATCCGCAGCTTGGAATTATACTCAAGGTAGTAAAAGTGTAGTTGTAGCTGTTGTTGATACTGGTGTTGATTACAACCACCCTGACTTAGCTGCGAATATTTGGACAAATACCAAAGAAATCTCTGGTAATGGCATTGATGATGATGGCAACGGCTATATTGATGACATTCATGGTTGGGACTTTGGCGATAACGACAGCGATCCAAACGAAAATTCCACCACCAAAAGTAGTCGCGGTCATGGCACTCACGTAGCAGGTATTCTAGGTGCTGTAGGAAACAACAACCTAGGCACTATTGGAGTCAGCCCCAATGTTTCCATTATGGTCACAAAGCATTTCCGCACCAGTGATTCAGTGGGGTATTTGTGGGATGTTCCCGCCGGCATTGAATATGCTGTAAAGAATGGCGCTAAAATTATTAACCTCAGTTTAGGCTCCACTTCTTTTGACCAAGCACAATATAACGCTCTGAAGTTTGCAAATGATAACGGTGTTTTAGTTATAGCTTCAGCTGGTAATAATGGTCTCAATAATGATGTGAATCCGTACTATCCAGCCAACTACGATTTGCCTAATATCATTACTGTTGCAGCTATTGATGAAACTGAAAATCTGGCTGTTTTCTCCAGCACTAGTTCCTCCAGTTATGGTGCTACAACCGTAGATATAGCTGCACCTGGGAAAAATATTTATAGTACCTTCGCTGATAGTAGATATGCTACATGGGGTGGCACCTCAATGGCTGTCCCCTATGTGACTGGTGCTGCGGCTTTACTTTTGGCGGCTAACCCCAAGCTCACAGTATCAGAACTCAAACGTGACATACTTGCCAGCGTTAAGCAAGTCTCGACTTTGCAAGGCAAGGTGGCTACTGGTGGATACTTAGATTTGTCTAAATTAACGCAATTTTTGTCAACAACAGCTCCTCAAGCAGCTAGTGTAACCAATAGCGAAATTGATACACCTGCTGCAGAGCCAGTTGCGACTCCAGCCGAAAATTCTGATGATGCTAGCGGTAGTAGTGATAGTGACAATATCTCTAACAATGCTGAGAATCAGACTATCTATGGCACTGTCGATAATGATAGCCTCACTGGTGGTTTAGGCAACGATACTATTTCTGGTAATGATGGTAATGACTCCATTGATGGCGGCGATGGTAACGACGTTCTGAATGGCGAAAATGGTAATGACACCATCACAGGTGGTGCTGGTGATGATACAGCCAATGGCGGCGCTGGTGGTGACAGACTCTATGGTGCGGATGGTAATGACAACCTCAATGGTGATGCTGGCAATGACAAACTTTATGGTGATGCTGGCGATGACATCCTCAATGGTGGTTCCAATAACGATACCCTCTATGGTGGTGCTGGCAATGACACTCTCATCGGCGGTAATGGCAAAGATGTCTTAATAGGCGGTGATGATAGAGATGTCTTAATAGGTGGACTGGGTAATGACACCCTTACAGGTGGTTTGGGAGCAGATATCTTTGTCTTTGATTCTCTGGCAGATAAGAAAGATGCGATCGCAGACTTTTCTAGTTCAGAAGGAGATAAAATTCAAATTGGTGCTAGCTTTGGCACTGACCTAAGCCTGTTCAGCTATAACAATATTACAGGTGCTTTGAGCTTTAATAATGTTCAATTTGCTACTCTAAATACTGATTCTATGTTTAATATTGAGCAGGATATTACTTTCTAA
- the ileS gene encoding isoleucine--tRNA ligase, with translation MTETGSYKDTVNLPKTSFDMRANALKREPEIQKFWEENNIYDRLSQNNPGELFILHDGPPYANGSLHIGHALNKILKDIINRYQLLRGRKVRYVPGWDCHGLPIELKVLQNMKSAERQNLTPLQLRQKAKQFALETVNDQRQSFKRYGVWGDWEDPYLTLKPEYEAAQIGVFGQMFLKGYIYRGLKPVHWSPSSKTALAEAELEYPEGHTSRSIYAAFPVTSLSEAAKSLLGEYLPDLGVAVWTTTPWTIPGNLAVAVNADLNYAVVEVSRKDAETQTGFKYLIVAADLAERLAATLGLELTVKATFKGKDLEHITYRHPLFDRESPVVVGGDYITTESGTGLVHTAPGHGQEDYIVGQRYGLPILAPVDDNGNFSPEAGQFAGLNVLGDGNQAVIDALTAAGSLLKEEAYAHKYPYDWRTKKPTIFRATEQWFASVEGFREAALKAIASVQWIPAQGENRITPMVAERSDWCISRQRSWGVPIPVFYDEETGEPLLNEETINHIQAIIAEKGSDAWWELPIEELLPEPYRSNGRSYRRGTDTMDVWFDSGSSWAAVAKQRPELRYPADMYLEGSDQHRGWFQSSLLTSVAVNGIAPYKTVLTHGFVLDEQGRKMSKSVGNVVDPQVMIAGGKDQKKEPPYGADVLRLWVSSVDYTSDVRLGGNIIKQLNDVRGKIRNTARFLLGSLHDFDPEKDAIPLAELPELDRYMLHRITEVFQEVTEAFDSFQFFRFFQTVQNFCVVDLSNFYLDVAKDRLYISAPNAFRRRSCQTVLKIALENLARAIAPVLCHTAEDIWQHLPYKTPYKSVFEAGWVQVEEAWLNPQLGDLWQTLRQLRTDVNKVLELARIEKLIGSSLEAKALIHIPDKQLGDAIKAFNPASGNGIDELRYLLLTSQVELLDSAEKLQGLKYTAQTEDWTIAVVNADGEKCDRCWNYSIHVGESKEHPLLCERCVSALAGEF, from the coding sequence GTGACAGAAACTGGAAGCTACAAAGATACTGTAAACCTACCCAAGACTAGTTTTGATATGCGAGCGAACGCGCTCAAGCGTGAGCCGGAAATTCAAAAATTTTGGGAAGAAAATAACATTTACGATCGCCTGTCGCAAAACAACCCTGGCGAATTATTTATACTACATGATGGGCCTCCCTACGCAAATGGCTCGCTTCATATTGGTCATGCCTTAAATAAAATTCTCAAAGATATTATTAATCGCTACCAACTGCTACGGGGGCGTAAGGTTCGTTATGTGCCGGGTTGGGACTGCCACGGCTTGCCCATTGAACTGAAAGTTTTGCAGAATATGAAGTCAGCAGAACGGCAAAACCTCACGCCTTTACAACTGCGGCAGAAAGCAAAACAATTTGCTTTAGAAACAGTCAATGACCAACGCCAAAGTTTTAAACGCTATGGTGTTTGGGGCGATTGGGAAGATCCTTATTTGACTTTAAAGCCAGAGTATGAAGCTGCTCAAATTGGTGTATTCGGGCAGATGTTCTTAAAAGGATATATCTATCGCGGTTTAAAGCCTGTTCACTGGAGTCCCAGTTCTAAGACTGCTTTGGCTGAAGCTGAGTTGGAATACCCAGAAGGTCACACTTCCCGGAGTATCTATGCAGCTTTTCCTGTTACAAGTCTTTCGGAAGCTGCAAAATCGCTATTAGGTGAATATCTGCCAGATTTGGGTGTCGCTGTTTGGACAACCACACCTTGGACAATTCCAGGTAACTTGGCTGTGGCTGTGAATGCAGACCTCAACTATGCTGTGGTGGAAGTTTCCCGCAAAGATGCAGAAACCCAAACTGGATTTAAGTATCTGATAGTTGCGGCTGATTTGGCGGAACGTTTAGCTGCCACTTTGGGACTTGAGTTAACCGTAAAAGCCACATTCAAAGGGAAAGATTTAGAACATATCACTTACCGTCATCCCTTATTTGACCGTGAAAGTCCAGTTGTAGTTGGTGGCGATTATATTACCACTGAGTCTGGTACAGGTTTAGTTCACACTGCCCCTGGTCATGGTCAAGAAGACTACATAGTTGGTCAACGCTATGGTTTACCTATCCTCGCGCCAGTGGATGATAACGGTAACTTTAGCCCAGAAGCCGGACAATTTGCTGGGTTGAATGTATTGGGTGATGGCAATCAGGCGGTAATTGATGCATTAACGGCGGCGGGTTCCTTATTGAAGGAAGAAGCTTACGCACACAAATATCCCTACGACTGGCGGACAAAGAAACCGACAATTTTCCGCGCTACCGAACAATGGTTTGCTTCCGTAGAAGGATTTAGAGAAGCAGCATTAAAAGCGATCGCTTCGGTACAATGGATTCCAGCCCAAGGGGAAAATCGCATTACGCCAATGGTAGCGGAACGTTCTGATTGGTGTATCTCCCGTCAGCGTTCTTGGGGTGTGCCCATTCCCGTATTCTACGATGAAGAAACTGGCGAACCCCTGCTAAATGAAGAAACCATCAACCACATCCAAGCCATCATCGCCGAAAAAGGTTCCGATGCTTGGTGGGAACTTCCCATAGAGGAATTATTACCCGAACCATACCGGAGTAATGGCCGTTCCTACCGCAGAGGTACAGACACAATGGATGTCTGGTTTGATTCTGGTTCATCTTGGGCTGCTGTTGCAAAACAGCGTCCAGAGTTGCGTTACCCCGCAGATATGTATTTGGAAGGTTCCGACCAACATCGCGGCTGGTTCCAGTCAAGTTTGCTCACCAGTGTAGCGGTGAATGGCATTGCACCTTACAAAACTGTGCTAACTCACGGCTTTGTACTAGATGAACAAGGTCGGAAGATGAGTAAATCTGTGGGGAATGTAGTTGATCCGCAGGTGATGATTGCAGGTGGTAAAGACCAGAAAAAAGAACCCCCTTACGGTGCTGACGTGTTGCGGTTGTGGGTGTCGTCGGTAGATTACACCTCCGATGTGCGTCTGGGTGGCAACATCATCAAGCAGCTCAACGATGTCCGAGGTAAAATTCGCAATACAGCGCGATTCTTACTGGGTAGCTTGCATGATTTCGACCCCGAAAAAGATGCAATTCCTTTAGCGGAGTTACCCGAACTCGACCGCTATATGCTGCATCGCATCACCGAAGTATTTCAGGAAGTCACAGAAGCCTTCGACAGTTTCCAATTCTTCCGCTTCTTCCAAACAGTGCAGAATTTCTGCGTTGTGGATTTATCCAACTTTTATTTGGATGTAGCCAAAGATAGACTGTACATCAGCGCCCCTAACGCTTTCCGCCGTCGCAGTTGTCAAACAGTACTAAAGATAGCTTTAGAGAATTTAGCACGTGCGATCGCCCCCGTGTTATGTCACACTGCGGAAGATATTTGGCAACATCTCCCCTACAAAACACCTTACAAATCAGTATTTGAAGCTGGTTGGGTGCAAGTAGAAGAAGCATGGCTAAATCCCCAATTAGGCGATTTGTGGCAAACATTACGACAACTCCGCACCGATGTTAACAAGGTGTTAGAACTAGCGAGAATAGAAAAACTCATCGGTTCTTCCCTAGAAGCGAAAGCTTTAATTCACATCCCTGACAAACAGTTAGGCGATGCAATCAAAGCTTTCAACCCTGCTAGCGGTAACGGTATCGACGAACTGCGGTACTTGTTGCTGACTTCGCAAGTGGAATTATTAGATTCCGCCGAGAAACTGCAAGGATTGAAATATACCGCGCAAACTGAAGACTGGACAATTGCAGTAGTAAATGCAGACGGCGAAAAATGCGATCGCTGCTGGAACTACTCAATCCACGTGGGAGAATCAAAAGAACATCCCCTACTCTGCGAACGTTGCGTTTCCGCTTTAGCCGGAGAGTTTTAG
- a CDS encoding nuclease, which yields MSRVILLDAGPIGLVTNPNRSHESLACAQWLQILVSSSNRVIIPEIADYEVRRELLRANKVKGITRLDELAQLLEYLPITTVAMRQAAIFWAQARQQGQPTAGDKTIDGDIILVAQAVTLAIPNIVIATTNVGHLSRFVAADLWRNIQTI from the coding sequence GTGAGTCGCGTTATCCTGTTGGATGCTGGCCCTATAGGTTTAGTTACAAACCCAAATCGCTCACATGAAAGCCTTGCTTGTGCCCAATGGTTGCAAATACTCGTTTCTTCTAGTAATCGAGTGATCATTCCTGAAATTGCTGATTATGAAGTGCGGCGAGAGTTATTAAGAGCAAATAAAGTTAAAGGTATTACTCGTTTAGATGAATTAGCTCAGTTATTAGAATATTTACCCATCACAACAGTCGCCATGAGGCAAGCTGCAATCTTTTGGGCGCAGGCTCGTCAACAAGGGCAACCAACAGCTGGTGATAAAACTATTGACGGTGACATAATTTTAGTAGCTCAAGCTGTCACCCTTGCCATTCCAAATATAGTTATTGCCACTACTAATGTTGGTCACTTATCGAGGTTTGTGGCGGCTGACTTGTGGCGCAACATTCAAACAATTTAA
- a CDS encoding ParA family protein, whose amino-acid sequence MGYVIATANMKGGVGKTTITVNLATCLAKYHGKRVLVLDLDSQISATLSLMSPLEFAKRRKNRKTFRYLIDQVIAPEPDAKLTIQDIVHANVCKLPGLDLLPGDIDLYDEFVVSEMLHQQSVALGEQDFEMVWNRFERVLINNILKAVRQEYDFIILDCAPGYNLLTRSALACSDFYILPAKPEPLSVVGIQLLERRIGQLKDSHEHEAKIDIKMLGIVFSMSSSNLLTSRYYKQVMHRVVEDFGVEKICKNQIPVDVNVAKAVDSFMPAVLMSPQSPGSKAFLQLTQELLQKL is encoded by the coding sequence ATGGGATATGTAATTGCAACTGCAAATATGAAAGGTGGTGTCGGTAAAACCACCATTACAGTCAATTTAGCTACTTGTTTGGCTAAGTATCATGGTAAGCGGGTGTTGGTTCTAGATTTAGATAGCCAAATTAGCGCCACACTCAGTTTGATGTCGCCTTTGGAATTTGCCAAGCGGCGGAAAAATAGAAAGACTTTTCGATATCTAATAGACCAAGTTATAGCACCAGAACCGGATGCTAAATTAACGATTCAAGATATCGTTCATGCCAATGTTTGTAAGTTACCTGGATTAGATTTATTACCAGGAGATATCGATTTATACGATGAATTTGTCGTTTCCGAAATGCTGCATCAACAATCGGTGGCGTTGGGTGAGCAAGATTTTGAAATGGTTTGGAATCGGTTTGAAAGGGTGTTAATTAATAACATCTTAAAGGCAGTTCGCCAAGAGTATGATTTTATTATCTTGGACTGCGCCCCTGGCTATAATCTTTTAACTCGTAGTGCTTTGGCTTGTAGTGATTTCTATATTTTACCTGCTAAACCAGAACCATTATCTGTAGTAGGTATTCAATTGTTAGAAAGACGGATTGGACAATTAAAAGATAGTCATGAACATGAAGCGAAAATCGATATAAAAATGCTGGGTATAGTATTTAGTATGTCGAGTTCAAATCTTCTAACTAGCAGATACTACAAACAAGTAATGCATCGCGTTGTTGAAGATTTTGGTGTAGAAAAAATTTGTAAAAATCAAATTCCAGTAGATGTGAATGTGGCTAAGGCTGTTGATAGCTTTATGCCGGCTGTTTTAATGAGTCCGCAATCTCCTGGTTCTAAGGCATTTTTACAGTTAACTCAGGAGTTGTTGCAGAAGTTATAG